A genome region from Thermomonospora amylolytica includes the following:
- a CDS encoding DUF2510 domain-containing protein, translated as MSQPGWYSDPHGSGRLRWWDGQRWTEHVHPPEPQQAPQPQQAQQPAADAVVADVRGYRLHADRQGIAYGSTSMVWAVVEWVAYWPTGQGQWVFQVGREPFHGGPRVEVVCDQEDLWDRLVELCRSHVEPRLVAELAGRVRAGERIDVGAGLGVHPGGLNGGRVSLGWTAVGGASIREGKVWLHQAGTEAPVLYVPQQNPNAVIIPALLAELKR; from the coding sequence TTGAGTCAGCCGGGCTGGTACTCCGATCCCCACGGTTCGGGCCGCCTGCGGTGGTGGGACGGGCAGCGCTGGACCGAGCACGTCCACCCGCCCGAACCGCAGCAGGCGCCGCAGCCGCAACAGGCGCAGCAGCCCGCCGCCGACGCGGTGGTCGCGGACGTGCGCGGATACCGCCTGCACGCCGACCGGCAGGGCATCGCCTACGGCAGCACCTCGATGGTCTGGGCGGTCGTCGAATGGGTGGCGTACTGGCCGACCGGGCAGGGCCAGTGGGTGTTCCAGGTGGGGCGCGAGCCGTTCCACGGCGGGCCGCGCGTCGAGGTGGTCTGCGACCAGGAGGACCTGTGGGACCGGCTGGTGGAGCTGTGCCGGTCCCATGTCGAGCCGCGGCTGGTCGCCGAGCTGGCCGGGCGGGTGCGGGCCGGGGAGCGGATCGACGTGGGCGCCGGGCTGGGCGTGCATCCCGGCGGGCTGAACGGCGGGCGGGTCTCGCTGGGCTGGACCGCGGTCGGCGGCGCGAGCATCCGGGAGGGCAAGGTGTGGCTGCACCAGGCCGGCACCGAGGCCCCGGTGCTCTACGTCCCGCAGCAGAACCCGAACGCGGTGATCATCCCGGCGCTGCTGGCCGAGCTGAAGCGCTGA
- a CDS encoding uracil-DNA glycosylase has translation MTSANAPFVPPGSGWPGDPATPATPVAHTPDEVRALAAEAPTLHELCARQSVCRACPRLVEWREQVAVRRRRAYADQEYWGRPVPGWGDEEPRVLIVGLAPAAHGGNRTGRIFTGDRSGDWLFASLHRTGLAARPTSVHAADGQRLLGARMAATVRCAPPDNKPTPAERAACLPWLEREVAEAAGSVRVVVALGGYAWQGVWPALRKAGYGLPRPRPAFGHGAEVPLIPPEGTPFDRVTLLGCYHPSQQNTFTGRVTEEMLDAVFGRARRLAE, from the coding sequence GTGACCTCCGCCAACGCCCCCTTCGTTCCTCCGGGTTCGGGATGGCCCGGCGACCCGGCCACCCCCGCCACCCCCGTCGCGCACACCCCCGACGAGGTCCGCGCCCTGGCCGCCGAAGCCCCCACCCTGCACGAGCTGTGCGCCCGCCAGTCGGTGTGCCGGGCCTGCCCGCGGCTGGTGGAGTGGCGGGAGCAGGTCGCGGTGCGGCGCCGCCGGGCGTACGCCGACCAGGAGTACTGGGGCCGCCCGGTGCCGGGCTGGGGCGACGAGGAGCCCCGCGTCCTGATCGTCGGGCTGGCCCCGGCCGCCCACGGCGGCAACCGCACCGGCCGGATCTTCACCGGGGACCGCAGCGGCGACTGGCTGTTCGCGTCCCTGCACCGCACGGGCCTGGCGGCGCGGCCGACCAGCGTCCACGCCGCCGACGGCCAGCGCCTGCTCGGCGCCCGGATGGCGGCCACCGTCCGGTGCGCCCCGCCCGACAACAAGCCCACCCCGGCCGAACGCGCCGCCTGCCTGCCGTGGCTGGAACGCGAGGTCGCCGAGGCCGCCGGGTCCGTCCGGGTGGTCGTCGCGCTCGGCGGCTACGCCTGGCAGGGGGTGTGGCCGGCGCTGCGGAAGGCGGGCTACGGCCTGCCGCGCCCGCGCCCGGCGTTCGGCCACGGCGCCGAGGTGCCGCTGATCCCGCCGGAGGGGACGCCGTTCGACCGGGTGACGCTGCTGGGCTGCTACCACCCCAGCCAGCAGAACACGTTCACCGGCCGGGTCACCGAGGAGATGCTGGACGCCGTGTTCGGCCGCGCCCGCCGCCTCGCAGAGTGA